The Aspergillus flavus chromosome 6, complete sequence nucleotide sequence AAGAGGTTCGCGTATGGAATCGCTCGGTGAGTTCTCTTCTAGCCTGTGTGGTATGTCTAACTAATACATAAATAGACCGGACAACTTTACCATACCTTCTCTGGTCATTTCGAGGAGGTCACAGGACTCGTACTCCTGGGCTCAACGCTGGTCAGCGTCAGTATCGATGCCACCATCCGTCGGTGGTCTTTGAGGCCTGAAGATCTCCAGGTCGCTGTAGAAAGGGCTAAGAACACATCAATCGATGAGGAACCAGAGCCAAATCCGGGATCAATGCTtacggaggaggaagagcgcgAGTTGGCTGAGCTTTTGGAAGACGACTGATTGGGTTGGAACTCATGATATCCTATACATTATCCACCGAATAAAACATTTCCGAGAATAATAGTACACGGTGGCAGAAGAAAGGTAATTGGGCTAGCCTGTCCCTTAACAATTAAATCTAACCATAGAGCTAAAGTCAATGATCATATCTACAAAAATTACCCATCAGGCTCTTGAACCGGCTCCATATACACTGCGAAGCAATTTTCAGTAACTATGCTTGTATGGATTAGAAATTGGGCCATATGCAATCATTCATGGAAGATCGTGGTCTTCACACCACCAAGCTCAATATTCTCATCATTCGCCTTTGGAGGCTTATCCCAGttcctcctcaccctcgCCCTGACCCACTCCCCAGCGGATACCTGTGCCTCATCCCCTTCATCCTTTTTGAGACCCAAACGTCTCAACAAGGGGCTATCCACCGTCTTTAGATCGAGCCCATCACCCGGCCTTACAAAATACAAGACACCCAGTCGATCGATATGGGCCTGATCAGGGGGCGGCGCAATCACACGATGCACGCTACTCTTCAGATACCCATTGGTCCAGAACTGCAACGCATCCGCAATATTGACCGTGATACTATTCGGATAAGGCTTCACGTATTTCCAAGCGCCCTCAGGCGTCTTCACCTGTAACGCCGCAACAGGCTGTCGGAACAACAACGTCAAGCTCCCGAAATCCGTATGTCCGCGTGACCAGAGATTTTGATGCCGAGCATTCTCCTCGGCGCTGCGTGCCCGGTAGATCATATACCGGAGGTGACAATCACTGGGTCCATCATACGGATGGCCATTCACAAGGTAATCCTCTGGCAACTCAAGAAGGATAGCAATCAACCGGAACAGCTTAGTGACGATGTGGTCATAGATGAACCGGTGAAACCGCTCAATCTCCTCGTAGTGCCGCAGGATCACTTCCGGGTGTGACCGTGCGTACCGGGGGATGAACTTGAATACATTGTATAGTTCGATGTTGTCGCGCAGGCCCGGCAGGATCTCGATTGCTCCGAGTGGTCGGTAGCCGTTGTAGTTACCGGCTTCGAGGTCGGCGCGGTGTTTCAGCTTTTCGGACTCGGGAAGTTCAAACAGTTCTTGGCCGATGGCGAATTGGCGGTCGATTTCTTCGGGAGAGAGTCCGAAGTTGGTTACGTAGAAGAACCCTGGTCTGTGTTGGTGGTTTgtattgtatgtaccttgGGGAATATTTACCGATGTTGTGGACTGCGTCTTTTAATTGAGCTGCtagtttttctttccctcctggGATATCGAATTGGGAGAGATCAAGCGTGACCAGGTCCGCCCAGTCGACTGTACAATTAGCATTGAATTAACCCGTGGACGGCAAATGACATACGCTCATGCTTCGTTTCAGGTACATGGACGTATCGTCTTAAGGTGGAGGAACTGGCTCCATCAGGAACACTGGGCTGGCGGGCTACTTCAGTCATGGTCACTTAAGTGTAGATGTGGTCAAAGTATTTACGAAGACTGCAGGCGTAACTCTGGCCCGGACAGCGGGGAAATGGTAGATTTATACATACAATCTGCATAACCCCTCATCTGACACCTGCGGCTTGCTCTCGGCTGGTGGAGCACGGCAGATATGAGAGGAGGTCATAGGTCTGTTGGAATTAAGTTGGCGATGGTGAAAGTGTTCCCTGTGATGGCGtgagaggaggagaataAGAGCAATCTTGCCGAGAATACATACACACCATTCTTCACATAAGCACCCATAGCAAGGCTCCTATCTATTAACTCTTAAGAATACCTTTGACGAAGCTTATTTCACTGTTTATATTCATTGCTAAAAGCGTGACACTTTCACTATGTAATCCCCGTTGAATGGCAATGAGTCAATGATAGATCTGTTGTGGGAATGATTTAGTAGCGTAGAGTTAAGAAATAAGTAGCTCAAGACACTGAcgatctctttctctttctctctctttcctcatACACGATTATtatcttctttctcatcccCAATCTGGTCATTGAAACTGGCGTGTCAGAATCGCTTCCGAAGCTTATAGAAGAGCACGTCGGCGATGAACGACGATTACCGAGACGCAATAGCGAAAGCATATAGAAATGCCGTTGGGGTCGTCTGCTCAGTCGCCGGAGCTGACTTAGTCTTTTCGAGACTTAATTAGCCGAAGGCTACTTATGCTATTTTTCAAAGTCCTGGGACTTTtcaaaaattgaaaaatacCCAGTTTACATGGGCAATGGTTAAGGATACCCCCCTCTTGAAGTGCTGATTCTGAAGACTTAAGTATCTACAGGGGGACAAGCCCAATTCTTCGTAAGTGCTTGCTCACATGGCACTCCTATATAGAGAGATATTGACAGTGTTATTATTAGATGCCTATCAACGTTCAGAATGGGAGGGTTGTTATGGCACGCGAGGGAGACCATGGTAAGTCTGCTGATGATTCAACCTGTACATCATTATGCAAACTCAAGATATAATGCCCGACATcaaattatatagtaatactaACATAGAATTTAGTCAACTCCTCTGTGTGACTTTTGCCTTAGCGACCATTCGGTTGCCCTTTGCCCTGCTATGCACTATAACCAGGGCTTTATGGCCGGAATAGGTTTTCTACCTCTTATATACCATATCTATTATACTTATTGCTCTTGAGGTATACGTATGcaaggcagcagcagcagcagcaaccagCCCAGAAGGGCAAAATAACGCAAGAAGGTAAGTCAACTCTGTAGGAGAGGGATTCTTCCTTGCTAACATTATCTATCACAGGACGCTGCCTCTGTCTCCCTATAAAACTCATATAGGGCTAGAAAGCGACGGGACACATGGCCCAGAAATAGGAAGACGGGATATAAATGTACTTGTTTCTTAAATTAATCTTGCCAGGCCAATACAATGTCTATAAGGCCAAGGATAAGGAGAtagaggagaaggagagggaggaaataATGTGGAGATTGTCCTTGGAGGAATAGACTGTGGCTTGTTGCTACAACATATTTTGATCGCGAGATCGCATATCAAAATCGATCCATGGGTGCTGCTCGTGCTTTAAGTCCAGCCGGCAGCAAAGCTTAAGAGTGGGAATCATAAAAAGGAGCCAGATGCCAGTTATCGAGGACCGATCAACGGCTCACTTTTGTATTTGATGTCGGTAGATAATAAGAAAAATGGACTCTCTGTTTCAAGGAAGGCATTTTAGTAAATGGGGAATTGACAAAGGGAGGGGATTATGCAAAAGGTCTATAGCAAGCTATGCGGAGCAGATGTCCGTCGATCTGAATTCCAGTCGGGTGTACCCTTTAGGTTCTCTTGGAACAATTCTTTTCCGGAGTTTGGTTTGATTGTGTGTTCAAGAATGCTCAAATAGGACTATCCCTATACTTGGCCTTTGTTTGACGGTACATAGAGATCTTACAGTAGCGGAGCTATCAATAAAGGGGTTCACAGTTCGTCCAATTGTTGGACAGACAAATGCACTCCGCAGTACTACTGCAGGTAATATGCATTCGGCTGTAAGTACGAACGAATCATGCAAAACGAAACACCTTGCCACTCAGGTACGCCGTCTATTTCCGGCTCTTCAGCTGTGGCTTGAGTAGATCTTCCGATTTCCTTCCATGGATAGCCAAGTTTCTCAATCCACTGCGGGTCTGTTATTGACCATGTTCCTCGCTTAGCGGATTTTCGCTGAATCTGGTTAATTAATTATGGGCCCGAAAGCTACAATCCAGCACCTAATTGGCCCACTAACCAAATCTGGTATGCCCGTAACCAGATCCTGCAAAGAGATCAACAAAACCATGGACAACCATGGACATGAGAGCAGGGTCGCTCGGGAATATCATTTATTGGTCTGCCCCTGACCATCAGTTTCTACTCTTTGAGATTTCCCCCTCAGAGTTCCGTCAAAATGGGAAACGCACCAAGTTCACCAGCTCACCAATGCTTGCTCTCCGCCGTCGGGAACGACTCGTCCCTTGTGGCCTTTCCGAGCCAGCCTTTTTACGAGTCGGCCGCTGCTAACCCATACAACCTGAACTGGCCCGTCTACCCGGCCGTCGTCGCATCCCCGAAAACCTCCGAACAGGTTGCTGACATCGTGAAATGCGCCGTGGAATATGACTATAAGGTCCAGGCAAAGAGTGGAGGTCGTAGCTATGCGAACTTCGGTATGTGCGCTGC carries:
- a CDS encoding 2OG-Fe(II) oxygenase family oxidoreductase, with the protein product MTEVARQPSVPDGASSSTLRRYVHVPETKHELDWADLVTLDLSQFDIPGGKEKLAAQLKDAVHNIGFFYVTNFGLSPEEIDRQFAIGQELFELPESEKLKHRADLEAGNYNGYRPLGAIEILPGLRDNIELYNVFKFIPRYARSHPEVILRHYEEIERFHRFIYDHIVTKLFRLIAILLELPEDYLVNGHPYDGPSDCHLRYMIYRARSAEENARHQNLWSRGHTDFGSLTLLFRQPVAALQVKTPEGAWKYVKPYPNSITVNIADALQFWTNGYLKSSVHRVIAPPPDQAHIDRLGVLYFVRPGDGLDLKTVDSPLLRRLGLKKDEGDEAQVSAGEWVRARVRRNWDKPPKANDENIELGGVKTTIFHE